The proteins below are encoded in one region of Vibrio sp. ED004:
- the cydB gene encoding cytochrome d ubiquinol oxidase subunit II codes for MFDYENLRLFTWAIIGVLLIGFIITDGFDMGVAALLPVLGKSEVERRIMINSIAPHWDGNQVWLVTAGGALFAIWPAVYAAAFSGFYLAMILVLATLWLRPLGMDYRAKIDNPQWKKACDLALIISGVVPPVIFGVGFGNLLVGVPFEFNELLMMSYQGGFWDLLTPFPLLCGLVSLSMCVTQGAAFLQMKTTGDLKHRAQRIITCMALVTAGLFAVGGLYAYTLPGYLITSPIVTDAVSNPLFKHVVKFDGLLLHNYQTYPLLWSIPALGIIGMLSCAVMTRINRAGLAFASSSLSIASIILTAGVALFPMIMPSSLMPSHSLTLWDGTSSQLTLSIISVVAVIVVPIILGYTIWCYYKMFGRLDTKYIHDNSSSLY; via the coding sequence ATGTTTGATTACGAAAATCTTCGCCTGTTTACATGGGCAATTATTGGCGTGTTGTTGATCGGTTTTATTATTACCGATGGCTTCGACATGGGGGTTGCAGCGCTACTTCCTGTTTTAGGGAAATCTGAAGTAGAACGACGCATTATGATCAATTCGATTGCGCCGCACTGGGATGGAAACCAAGTATGGCTCGTTACGGCTGGTGGTGCGCTCTTCGCTATATGGCCTGCTGTCTATGCGGCTGCGTTCTCTGGGTTCTACCTTGCGATGATATTAGTGCTAGCCACTTTGTGGTTGAGACCGCTTGGCATGGACTACCGCGCAAAAATTGATAATCCTCAGTGGAAAAAGGCGTGTGATCTTGCATTGATCATTAGTGGCGTTGTTCCTCCGGTTATCTTTGGTGTGGGCTTCGGTAATTTGTTGGTAGGCGTACCATTTGAGTTTAACGAGTTACTCATGATGTCGTACCAAGGTGGATTTTGGGATCTATTAACGCCTTTCCCATTGCTTTGCGGACTGGTGAGCCTATCGATGTGTGTGACACAAGGTGCGGCATTTTTACAAATGAAGACCACGGGTGACTTAAAACACCGAGCACAGCGAATCATTACATGTATGGCATTAGTGACTGCAGGGTTGTTCGCTGTTGGTGGCTTATACGCATACACCCTCCCGGGTTATTTAATCACTAGCCCGATCGTTACTGACGCTGTTTCGAATCCGTTGTTCAAACACGTCGTTAAGTTTGATGGTTTACTACTGCATAACTACCAAACCTACCCGCTACTTTGGAGCATCCCAGCTCTAGGTATCATCGGTATGTTGAGCTGTGCAGTGATGACTCGAATTAACCGCGCAGGTCTCGCTTTCGCATCTTCGAGCTTATCAATAGCAAGCATCATATTGACGGCTGGCGTTGCGCTGTTCCCGATGATCATGCCGTCTAGCTTGATGCCTTCTCATAGTTTAACGCTGTGGGACGGAACATCGAGTCAATTAACACTGAGCATTATCTCTGTCGTCGCAGTCATCGTAGTCCCTATTATCTTGGGCTACACAATCTGGTGTTACTACAAGATGTTCGGTCGACTAGACACCAAGTACATTCACGATAACAGTTCATCTCTGTATTAA
- a CDS encoding cytochrome ubiquinol oxidase subunit I, which yields MLTDVVDLSRFQFASTALYHFIFVPLTIGLSFLLAVMESLYVMTNKTIYKDMTKFWGKLFGINFAIGVATGLTMEFQFGTNWAYYSHYVGDIFGAPLAIEALIAFFLESTLVGMFFFGWDKLSKRQHLSVTWLTALGSNFSGLWILMANGWMQNPVGAEFNFETMRMEMTNFIDVIFNPVTQVKFVHTVAAGYTTGALFVMGISAYYMLKGRDLPFARRSFAVASAFGMAAIVSTIMLGDESGYELGDVQQVKLAAIEAEWHTEEAPASFTLFGFPNQETMETDYAIKIPYVMGIIATRSLDTPVIGIHDLLNKNEERVRNGILAYGLLNKLRSGDKSQQNIDDFDAVKHDLGYGLLVKKYSDNVVDATEQQIKQAAKDTIPNVAPLFWSFRIMVVCGVLIFAIIGLSFVQICRRKIGTSRWLLKATVCAIPLPWIAIEAGWFVAEYGRQPWAIGEILPVNMAASNLPVSSLWISIGLVYVLYTFFLIVEMFLMLKFAKMGPSALKTGRYHHERTHTALTTSVENNTTNQLDKSIDLH from the coding sequence ATGCTTACAGATGTCGTTGATCTGTCGCGGTTTCAATTCGCAAGTACCGCGCTTTACCACTTTATATTCGTTCCACTAACCATAGGACTTTCTTTCCTACTCGCAGTGATGGAATCACTGTATGTGATGACCAATAAAACCATCTACAAGGACATGACTAAATTCTGGGGCAAGTTATTCGGGATTAACTTTGCTATCGGTGTTGCGACAGGTTTAACCATGGAGTTCCAGTTTGGTACTAACTGGGCATATTACTCGCATTATGTTGGCGATATCTTTGGCGCGCCACTCGCCATTGAAGCCTTAATTGCGTTTTTCTTGGAATCTACCTTAGTCGGGATGTTCTTCTTCGGTTGGGACAAGCTCTCGAAGCGTCAGCATTTATCGGTTACATGGCTGACGGCGTTAGGCTCTAACTTCTCGGGATTGTGGATCTTGATGGCCAATGGCTGGATGCAAAACCCCGTTGGCGCAGAGTTTAACTTCGAAACCATGCGCATGGAGATGACGAACTTCATCGACGTTATCTTTAACCCTGTGACTCAAGTGAAGTTCGTTCATACCGTCGCAGCTGGCTACACCACTGGTGCATTATTTGTGATGGGCATCAGTGCTTATTACATGTTGAAAGGACGTGACTTACCGTTCGCTCGTCGTTCGTTTGCAGTGGCGAGTGCTTTTGGTATGGCAGCCATTGTATCCACGATAATGCTTGGTGATGAATCTGGTTATGAGTTGGGTGATGTTCAACAAGTAAAATTAGCCGCGATTGAAGCGGAATGGCACACCGAAGAAGCCCCTGCTTCTTTCACTCTGTTTGGTTTCCCAAACCAAGAAACGATGGAGACAGACTACGCGATTAAGATCCCTTATGTCATGGGTATTATCGCGACGCGGTCTCTAGATACACCAGTGATCGGCATTCACGATTTACTCAACAAAAATGAAGAACGTGTACGAAACGGGATCTTAGCTTACGGGCTGTTAAACAAGCTTCGCTCTGGTGATAAATCGCAACAGAACATCGATGATTTTGATGCAGTTAAGCATGACTTAGGTTATGGCCTACTCGTTAAGAAATACAGCGATAACGTGGTTGATGCTACAGAGCAACAGATCAAGCAAGCCGCTAAAGACACCATACCAAACGTAGCCCCACTGTTTTGGAGCTTCCGTATTATGGTGGTGTGTGGCGTACTGATATTCGCAATCATTGGTCTCTCATTCGTTCAAATTTGTCGTCGTAAGATCGGCACTAGCCGTTGGTTATTGAAGGCAACCGTGTGTGCTATCCCACTACCATGGATCGCTATCGAAGCTGGTTGGTTTGTTGCGGAATACGGCCGTCAACCCTGGGCAATCGGTGAAATCCTCCCGGTAAACATGGCAGCTTCCAACCTTCCGGTTTCAAGCCTGTGGATCTCTATCGGTCTGGTTTATGTGCTTTATACATTCTTCTTAATCGTCGAAATGTTCTTGATGCTCAAGTTTGCCAAGATGGGGCCAAGTGCGCTTAAAACTGGACGCTATCACCATGAGCGAACTCACACAGCCCTAACCACTTCGGTTGAAAACAACACTACGAATCAACTAGATAAATCTATTGATCTTCACTAA
- a CDS encoding DoxX family protein produces the protein MIKSALSWYDAIVEKCKQYDYLVLLSVRLYLIPVIYVGARSKVLGFSGTVAWFGASAADGGLNLPFPELLAFLAAATEVLGCICIALGLFTRFISIPMIFMMSVASAMVHWKHGWDAIATGGMEATIRLNGFIEWLSVNFPGRYNYITELGDPVMLNNGMEFAGTYFVMLLVLLVYGGGRYVSADYWLRKQFSKKQNKALRW, from the coding sequence ATGATTAAGTCAGCCCTCAGCTGGTACGACGCTATTGTCGAAAAATGCAAACAATACGATTACTTAGTACTGCTTTCCGTGCGTCTCTATTTAATTCCGGTGATTTATGTCGGAGCACGCTCTAAAGTGCTGGGTTTCTCGGGAACCGTAGCATGGTTTGGTGCCTCGGCCGCGGACGGTGGTCTTAACCTTCCCTTCCCTGAGTTACTGGCATTCCTTGCGGCAGCGACCGAAGTGTTAGGTTGTATATGTATCGCGTTAGGTCTGTTTACTCGCTTTATCTCGATTCCAATGATTTTCATGATGAGCGTAGCGAGTGCAATGGTTCACTGGAAACACGGTTGGGATGCGATTGCGACTGGCGGTATGGAAGCAACTATTCGACTTAACGGCTTCATTGAATGGCTTTCTGTTAACTTCCCTGGTCGTTACAACTACATCACTGAGCTTGGCGACCCGGTAATGCTGAACAACGGTATGGAGTTCGCAGGTACCTACTTCGTGATGCTGTTAGTACTGCTTGTTTACGGTGGTGGTCGTTACGTGAGTGCAGATTACTGGTTACGTAAACAGTTCTCTAAGAAACAAAACAAAGCCCTTCGTTGGTAA
- a CDS encoding DUF2063 domain-containing protein produces the protein MHNPPSSMVRQTQALAALIRSPLEDNTVCRYSEFIRDNVFAVLNNTFPLFCQQVDQDQLLILVDEFVVVHYASEPEFHHIATEFVSFVQRRTQPMYISSLAATHQLTDDQLAVLEYEWCAFCVEIDSTNEVLPTSAEQALEISEQHYRIGLSVNTTMKLVQVPFLVHGESLTFLTQRRHPVYYAIYRDSDQRVNTIKLREIDVAIIQMIQQHTNQSLADIKQIIAQQLARFEFINWVEHFSDIELIGVHSLGEKL, from the coding sequence ATGCATAACCCACCAAGCTCAATGGTAAGGCAAACACAAGCTTTGGCCGCATTGATACGTTCGCCACTTGAAGACAATACCGTGTGTCGATACAGCGAATTCATTAGAGATAACGTATTTGCTGTATTGAACAACACCTTCCCGTTGTTTTGTCAGCAAGTCGATCAAGACCAACTGCTGATATTGGTGGATGAGTTTGTTGTCGTGCATTACGCCTCAGAGCCCGAGTTTCATCATATAGCAACTGAGTTTGTCAGCTTTGTTCAGCGTCGCACTCAGCCAATGTATATATCTAGTTTGGCTGCCACGCATCAACTTACAGACGATCAATTGGCAGTGTTGGAGTACGAATGGTGCGCCTTCTGCGTTGAGATTGATTCAACAAATGAAGTGCTACCGACATCGGCAGAGCAAGCCTTAGAAATAAGCGAACAGCACTACCGAATCGGACTTTCGGTCAATACCACGATGAAGCTCGTGCAGGTGCCTTTCCTTGTTCATGGTGAGTCACTGACTTTTCTAACACAAAGGCGACACCCTGTTTATTACGCGATTTATCGCGACTCTGACCAGCGTGTCAACACGATAAAACTAAGAGAAATAGATGTTGCGATTATCCAAATGATCCAGCAACACACAAATCAATCTTTAGCCGATATAAAACAAATAATTGCTCAGCAATTGGCGAGATTTGAATTTATTAATTGGGTCGAACACTTCAGTGACATTGAACTGATTGGCGTTCACTCTTTAGGAGAAAAATTATGA
- a CDS encoding DUF692 domain-containing protein yields MRTIQNTDKGIGLRSEHIELLARSPKHPDIDFLELAPENWMSLGGLKCEQLQDIAKQYPLIAHGLSLSIGDCQPLNTKFVRQVGQFLDELNIQVYSEHLSFSRDNQGYLYELLPVPRRAENIGYLADRIKQVQDIIQRPLVMENISYYHNYGDEMPEGDFIAEIAKRSGCELLVDINNLYVNSHNHHFEAAEMLKALPSDAIRYYHIAGHLVESDKSLLDTHGMEVQQAVIELARYAFDLHGSKPLLLERDNNVPPLVVLTEELRDVHGQILDAGVTHRPVEQELLYA; encoded by the coding sequence GTGCGAACCATTCAGAATACAGACAAAGGCATTGGACTGCGCAGTGAGCACATAGAACTGCTCGCTCGTTCCCCAAAGCACCCTGATATCGATTTTCTGGAATTAGCACCAGAGAACTGGATGAGTTTAGGCGGACTAAAGTGCGAACAACTACAGGATATAGCGAAGCAATACCCTTTGATCGCACACGGTTTAAGCTTATCCATCGGTGACTGCCAACCCCTAAACACAAAGTTTGTACGTCAGGTTGGTCAGTTTCTCGATGAACTGAATATTCAGGTATACAGCGAGCATTTGAGCTTCTCTCGAGACAACCAAGGGTATTTGTATGAACTGTTACCCGTGCCACGTCGAGCGGAAAATATCGGCTACTTGGCCGACAGAATCAAGCAAGTTCAGGACATCATCCAGCGCCCGTTAGTGATGGAGAACATCTCCTACTACCACAATTACGGAGATGAGATGCCTGAAGGTGATTTCATTGCAGAGATAGCGAAACGTAGCGGTTGTGAGTTGTTGGTCGATATCAACAATCTCTACGTGAACAGTCACAACCACCACTTTGAGGCTGCTGAAATGCTCAAGGCGTTGCCGAGTGATGCGATTCGCTATTACCACATTGCTGGTCATTTAGTAGAGAGTGATAAGTCGCTACTTGATACTCACGGTATGGAAGTACAGCAAGCGGTTATCGAGTTGGCGCGTTATGCCTTTGATCTTCATGGCAGCAAACCCTTGTTACTCGAACGAGACAACAACGTGCCGCCTTTGGTGGTGCTGACAGAAGAGTTACGAGATGTGCATGGTCAGATCTTGGATGCGGGTGTAACTCATCGCCCTGTTGAGCAGGAGTTGTTATATGCATAA
- a CDS encoding MBL fold metallo-hydrolase: protein MKQPLKAIALALGLTLAANSYAIEVKPVDTDFTLQILGSGGPISDDLRASSGEIIWWKGKSRIMIDAGGGVYLRFGQAGAKLEDLDFMGITHFHTDHVNDVPALLKGGYFFEREKALEISGPAAGSAFPSLNGYFAANFDPDHGAYAYLAGLYDGTDGLFPVNLTDVDYKSTVPTVVYEKDGLKITALGIPHGDVPCLAYRIESEEGVMVISADQNGSNPAFLGFARGADILMLPMAIHEQADGVSTFMHAKPSVIGEIAKEINPKMLVLNHWMGLGLKLKSESVKIVREYYDGPVMSGRDLASFPMSAVKEK from the coding sequence ATGAAACAGCCATTAAAAGCAATCGCGTTAGCGCTCGGATTGACGTTAGCAGCAAACAGTTATGCCATCGAAGTAAAGCCTGTTGATACAGATTTCACACTTCAGATACTCGGTTCAGGTGGTCCTATCTCGGATGACTTACGTGCATCATCTGGAGAGATCATTTGGTGGAAAGGAAAGTCACGCATCATGATCGATGCTGGCGGCGGTGTTTATCTCCGTTTTGGTCAAGCAGGCGCGAAGCTCGAAGACCTCGACTTCATGGGTATCACTCACTTCCATACCGACCATGTGAATGATGTGCCTGCGCTTCTTAAAGGTGGCTACTTCTTTGAACGTGAAAAGGCATTGGAGATTTCAGGCCCGGCCGCTGGTTCAGCGTTCCCAAGCCTAAACGGTTACTTCGCTGCGAATTTTGACCCTGACCACGGCGCATACGCTTACCTTGCAGGCTTATACGATGGAACAGATGGCCTCTTCCCGGTCAACCTTACCGATGTTGACTACAAATCTACAGTACCAACCGTCGTTTATGAAAAAGATGGTTTAAAGATCACTGCTCTGGGTATTCCTCATGGTGATGTGCCTTGTCTCGCTTACCGAATCGAAAGTGAAGAAGGCGTGATGGTAATTTCAGCCGACCAAAACGGTAGCAACCCTGCTTTCTTAGGCTTCGCTCGTGGTGCCGACATCTTGATGTTGCCAATGGCGATTCATGAACAAGCCGATGGTGTCTCTACTTTCATGCACGCTAAGCCTTCTGTAATTGGTGAAATTGCCAAGGAGATCAACCCAAAAATGTTGGTACTTAACCACTGGATGGGTCTAGGGCTCAAGCTTAAATCCGAATCAGTGAAAATAGTGCGCGAATACTACGATGGCCCAGTTATGTCTGGCCGCGACCTCGCAAGCTTCCCTATGTCTGCCGTAAAGGAGAAATAA
- a CDS encoding formate dehydrogenase accessory sulfurtransferase FdhD produces the protein MVKPNIIKTSENPLQTIEVEVFDEYGEKLTKQIACERPLTVMLNWKEIVTLMTLGSRPEALVLGYLKNQSFLSDPEAVESIIIDWETSSAAVITKEDTSQLEQALKKKTVTSGCGQGTMYGNVMKQLEDYQVPQTKIKQSEIYTALEALTHYNDTYKKAGAVHGCAVCKDDQVLSFVEDVGRHNAVDTLAGEMWLNKEDGADKIFYTTGRLTSEMVIKVAQMGIPVLLSRSGVTQMGLDLAQKFGITTIARAKGLRFQVFTGADKISFDVKGDQ, from the coding sequence GTGGTAAAACCAAACATAATAAAAACCAGTGAAAACCCACTTCAGACCATCGAAGTTGAAGTGTTTGATGAATATGGCGAAAAGCTAACGAAACAAATCGCGTGCGAGCGCCCTCTTACCGTGATGTTGAACTGGAAAGAGATCGTAACGCTGATGACATTAGGCTCGCGCCCAGAAGCGTTAGTCTTAGGCTATTTGAAAAACCAAAGCTTCCTGTCTGATCCAGAAGCGGTGGAATCTATCATTATCGATTGGGAAACCAGCTCTGCAGCGGTTATCACCAAAGAAGATACCAGCCAACTTGAACAAGCATTGAAGAAGAAGACGGTAACGTCTGGTTGTGGCCAAGGCACCATGTATGGAAACGTAATGAAGCAGTTGGAAGATTACCAAGTGCCTCAAACCAAGATTAAGCAATCTGAAATCTATACAGCTCTAGAAGCGCTGACTCATTACAACGACACCTACAAAAAAGCGGGTGCGGTTCATGGTTGTGCTGTTTGTAAAGACGACCAAGTGTTGTCGTTTGTGGAAGATGTAGGCCGTCACAATGCGGTTGATACCCTAGCGGGTGAGATGTGGCTTAACAAAGAAGATGGCGCAGATAAGATCTTCTACACCACGGGCCGTCTAACCTCTGAAATGGTCATCAAAGTAGCGCAAATGGGCATCCCTGTTCTGTTATCACGCTCAGGTGTTACACAAATGGGTTTAGACTTAGCGCAGAAGTTCGGCATCACTACGATCGCTCGAGCTAAAGGCTTGCGCTTCCAAGTATTTACTGGTGCAGACAAGATTAGCTTTGATGTAAAAGGCGATCAGTAA
- a CDS encoding DUF3305 domain-containing protein, with protein MSEIKEFKEQYEKTEAAWPIGVQRIEKEIKTGIWVTTQWELTGFELSPEDDTQDVCLLQLHKDERTDYRFNLSSQQPKLFLVMDNVDSGVKPIIQLLTASQTVAGQYMDGDNQVLSYDMPLPVQAWMEAFIGRHGELLEARRKKRKGAGRSNGN; from the coding sequence ATGTCTGAGATAAAAGAATTCAAAGAACAATATGAGAAAACAGAAGCAGCTTGGCCTATCGGTGTCCAAAGAATAGAGAAAGAGATCAAAACGGGCATCTGGGTAACCACTCAATGGGAATTGACCGGATTTGAACTGTCACCAGAAGACGATACGCAAGATGTGTGTTTGCTTCAGTTACACAAAGACGAACGTACTGACTATCGATTCAATTTAAGCTCTCAACAACCGAAGCTTTTCTTAGTGATGGATAATGTCGATTCAGGCGTTAAGCCAATCATTCAATTGCTGACAGCCTCACAAACCGTTGCAGGGCAATATATGGACGGAGATAACCAAGTACTGTCTTACGACATGCCTTTGCCTGTACAAGCCTGGATGGAAGCCTTTATCGGTCGTCATGGCGAGTTATTAGAAGCAAGACGTAAGAAACGTAAAGGGGCGGGCAGATCAAATGGCAACTAA
- a CDS encoding DUF3306 domain-containing protein, whose amino-acid sequence MATNFFSRWSQRKLDDSADQASQAEQTLEAEQKLEEVQVASSEAPTSETSSDTLSSPDVETSESLESSPDTEAEATQDGATEASEDLSVAQLLVSEASESVKKAALRKLFLSEEFNVRDGLDDYDDDYSNLKSLSEGVAETLRDWVKDKTEEEPAEESSQDIENKEEDSVGNVEEAESELVESDEITGQEKELYKNTVSDNSDTESIEDDLKEVGQNIPHKE is encoded by the coding sequence ATGGCAACTAATTTCTTTAGCCGTTGGTCTCAACGAAAACTCGACGACTCTGCCGATCAAGCGTCACAAGCAGAACAAACATTAGAAGCCGAGCAAAAGCTTGAAGAAGTTCAAGTGGCGTCCTCAGAGGCTCCAACTTCTGAAACCTCGTCTGATACGCTTTCTTCTCCTGACGTAGAAACATCTGAGTCATTAGAAAGCAGTCCAGATACAGAGGCCGAAGCCACACAAGATGGAGCCACTGAAGCAAGTGAAGATTTGTCTGTTGCTCAACTATTGGTATCAGAAGCCTCAGAAAGCGTAAAAAAAGCCGCATTGCGTAAATTATTTCTCTCAGAGGAGTTTAATGTACGTGATGGCTTAGATGATTATGATGACGACTACAGCAATCTTAAGTCACTTTCCGAAGGTGTCGCTGAAACATTACGTGATTGGGTCAAAGATAAAACTGAAGAAGAACCAGCTGAGGAATCATCTCAAGATATTGAAAATAAAGAAGAAGACTCAGTTGGTAACGTTGAAGAAGCGGAATCAGAGCTTGTTGAAAGTGACGAAATCACGGGACAAGAAAAAGAACTGTATAAAAATACAGTATCAGATAATAGCGACACCGAATCTATAGAAGATGACTTAAAAGAGGTGGGACAAAATATACCACACAAAGAATAG
- a CDS encoding 4Fe-4S dicluster domain-containing protein — protein MLKQLLEQATSNNAKARLYAFENTVELTNLIPPTVSYESGGNTLIIGPTAIIESAAAQLPQLTSLTLLSTDGVKATNTESELYYANAVQVSGFLGTFEVLIESKGLTNNLAKVAINHDCFDVVLDLCLSSCMTEEVPVPGYYPVGRGYPKLAEALEEIPTLMGTFDKPKFFRLDTNLCAHSSRGVKGCERCVDACPAGALSSEGSDKTGHKIEINPYLCQGVGTCATSCPTEAISYALPNPDDTQKFIERTLANYEQAGGLDPIVLICSSRHETYNVMALKALPDNVIPIVVEELPSIGIDTWFAALVNGATQVLFAASRFMPETIIRVLNNEVGIAQELLDQIGIPKETIDILYLESLREGPPTLCVDSFDLALGDLHGNKRQRLFTALDAMSSARIPVENIVELPSNAPYGTVSCESKDCTLCMSCVAVCPTRALHTDGASPSLKFVEQDCIQCGLCEKACPENVLTLTPRMNWVKEERQKAVVIHEEKAAECVRCHKPFAPQSMIDMLQNKLRGHSHFSDEAAINRIAMCEDCRVVDMFDSMAQDPLKQLKY, from the coding sequence ATGCTTAAACAATTATTAGAACAAGCAACTTCAAATAACGCGAAAGCAAGGCTGTATGCATTTGAAAATACAGTTGAGTTAACAAACCTGATTCCACCGACAGTCAGTTATGAAAGCGGTGGTAATACGCTGATTATTGGTCCAACGGCGATCATCGAAAGTGCTGCGGCGCAATTGCCTCAGTTAACAAGCCTGACACTGCTTTCAACCGATGGTGTGAAAGCGACGAATACTGAGTCAGAGCTTTACTACGCGAACGCGGTTCAAGTTTCTGGTTTCCTAGGTACGTTCGAAGTTCTTATCGAGAGCAAAGGCCTAACCAATAACCTAGCGAAAGTGGCGATTAATCATGACTGCTTCGATGTGGTTTTGGATTTATGCCTAAGCAGCTGTATGACTGAAGAAGTGCCTGTCCCTGGTTATTACCCAGTTGGGCGCGGCTATCCTAAATTGGCTGAAGCGTTGGAAGAGATTCCTACGTTAATGGGCACGTTTGATAAGCCTAAGTTCTTCCGTTTAGACACAAACCTTTGTGCGCACAGTTCTCGTGGCGTGAAAGGTTGTGAGCGTTGTGTTGATGCTTGTCCAGCTGGCGCACTTTCAAGTGAAGGTTCAGATAAGACAGGTCACAAGATCGAGATTAACCCTTACCTATGCCAAGGCGTGGGTACTTGTGCAACGAGCTGTCCGACAGAAGCTATCTCTTACGCATTGCCTAATCCTGACGATACTCAAAAATTCATTGAACGTACGCTAGCTAACTACGAGCAAGCGGGCGGTTTGGATCCTATCGTACTTATCTGTAGCTCACGTCATGAAACCTACAACGTGATGGCGCTTAAAGCTCTACCAGATAACGTGATTCCGATTGTTGTGGAAGAACTGCCTTCTATTGGTATCGATACTTGGTTTGCAGCTCTCGTCAATGGTGCGACTCAGGTTCTGTTTGCAGCATCTCGCTTTATGCCAGAAACGATCATTCGTGTTCTGAATAACGAAGTAGGGATCGCACAGGAACTGCTAGACCAAATCGGTATTCCAAAAGAAACCATCGATATCCTGTATTTGGAATCGCTACGTGAAGGTCCTCCAACACTGTGTGTGGATTCGTTCGACCTTGCACTTGGCGATCTGCACGGTAATAAGCGCCAACGTCTATTCACTGCACTTGATGCTATGTCTTCGGCTCGCATTCCAGTTGAGAACATTGTTGAGCTTCCATCGAATGCGCCATATGGCACGGTTTCGTGTGAAAGCAAAGATTGTACGTTGTGTATGAGTTGTGTGGCTGTGTGTCCGACACGAGCACTTCATACCGACGGCGCATCTCCATCACTTAAATTTGTAGAACAAGACTGTATTCAATGTGGTCTGTGTGAAAAAGCATGTCCTGAGAATGTTCTGACTCTAACGCCTCGTATGAACTGGGTGAAAGAGGAGCGTCAGAAAGCGGTTGTGATTCATGAAGAGAAAGCAGCGGAATGTGTACGTTGCCATAAACCATTCGCACCTCAATCTATGATTGACATGTTACAGAACAAGTTACGCGGTCACTCTCACTTTTCAGATGAAGCAGCGATTAATCGTATTGCGATGTGTGAAGACTGTCGTGTGGTGGATATGTTCGATTCAATGGCTCAAGACCCATTGAAACAATTGAAATACTAG
- a CDS encoding molecular chaperone TorD family protein, whose translation METNLDQAQEQTLRTEIYLVLSALFRSAPSEEVIDFLKTLDIEASESAMQKAWIAIQQAATESNREALEDEYQDLFIGIGRGEVVPFGSWHRTGAMMEKPLAEIRHDLELLGIERDDQVKEPEDHIAALCEVMAMLTAEEEALQQAVFNKHLGPWFNSFTRQLAGAESANFYKSAAQLCEAFLTLEQVRFSVNTKSSKHKLKIDVKNVTDYE comes from the coding sequence TTGGAAACGAATTTGGATCAGGCACAAGAACAGACACTAAGAACTGAAATCTATTTGGTTCTATCTGCGCTGTTTCGTAGCGCACCTTCTGAAGAGGTGATCGACTTTCTAAAGACACTAGATATTGAAGCGTCTGAAAGCGCAATGCAGAAAGCTTGGATTGCTATTCAACAAGCAGCAACAGAATCAAACCGTGAAGCTCTTGAAGACGAATATCAAGACCTGTTCATCGGTATTGGTCGTGGAGAAGTCGTTCCATTTGGTTCTTGGCATCGCACTGGCGCCATGATGGAAAAACCATTGGCAGAGATTCGTCATGATTTAGAGCTTTTAGGCATTGAGCGTGATGATCAAGTCAAAGAGCCAGAAGATCACATCGCAGCATTGTGTGAAGTGATGGCGATGCTAACGGCTGAGGAAGAAGCACTGCAACAGGCGGTATTCAATAAGCACCTTGGCCCTTGGTTTAACTCTTTCACGCGTCAGCTTGCAGGGGCAGAAAGCGCGAACTTCTACAAATCGGCCGCTCAACTGTGTGAAGCATTCCTAACGTTAGAACAAGTGCGTTTTAGCGTTAATACCAAAAGCAGTAAGCACAAATTAAAGATTGATGTGAAAAACGTCACTGATTACGAGTAA
- a CDS encoding twin-arginine translocation signal domain-containing protein — protein sequence MKDNKDINTSRRDLLKGLTTAAVAGAVVAGTTKVATASETVDISKEDVKKTGYRETQHIRDYYDTL from the coding sequence ATGAAAGATAATAAAGATATAAATACAAGCCGTAGGGACTTACTCAAAGGCTTGACGACTGCAGCCGTAGCTGGTGCCGTTGTCGCTGGTACAACTAAAGTGGCAACCGCTTCAGAAACTGTTGACATTTCGAAAGAAGACGTGAAGAAGACTGGGTATCGTGAAACGCAACATATTCGCGATTACTACGACACACTTTAG